From Calothrix sp. PCC 6303, a single genomic window includes:
- a CDS encoding globin domain-containing protein, with protein sequence MVSQKTIEIVKATAPIIKEKGEEITLRMYQITFEERPDYKRSFENTWMQHLDGGGQAGKLAASVYAYATHIDRLDQLATAVGKIAHRHVEARILPEQYPLIGEKLLQAMRDVLQDNGTDEVIAAWAEAYEALANIFIQAENAIYQQEDRELIERLTTANEADTSRYLKL encoded by the coding sequence ATGGTTAGTCAAAAAACGATTGAAATTGTCAAGGCAACTGCACCAATTATCAAAGAAAAAGGTGAAGAGATTACCCTGCGAATGTATCAAATTACCTTTGAAGAGCGACCTGACTATAAACGCAGCTTTGAAAATACTTGGATGCAGCACTTAGATGGTGGTGGGCAAGCAGGCAAGTTAGCTGCATCTGTTTATGCTTACGCGACTCACATTGACCGGTTAGATCAGTTGGCTACGGCAGTAGGAAAAATCGCCCATCGTCATGTAGAAGCTCGCATACTACCCGAACAGTATCCATTAATTGGGGAAAAGCTGTTGCAGGCAATGAGAGATGTTTTACAGGATAATGGAACTGATGAAGTAATTGCAGCATGGGCTGAAGCCTATGAAGCTTTAGCAAATATATTTATTCAAGCAGAAAATGCAATTTATCAACAGGAAGATCGAGAGTTAATCGAGCGATTAACCACAGCTAATGAAGCAGATACATCCCGTTATTTAAAGCTTTGA
- a CDS encoding serine/threonine protein kinase, which translates to MEELTDISSQEGELISNRYQLKQLIATGGMGEIFLAHDILLGGTPVAIKFLSGMISDSKMQADFAHEARTCAILSQRSIHIVKVTDYGISNAGKLYYIMEYLEGKTLSDLLPLSLPTFLNITFQICLGLQCAHEGINIDGKISPLVHRDIKPANILVVSDLILGQLVKILDFGIAKFSHNPTLIKTHQDVCGTLPYCSPEQLENQELDCRSDIYSLGVLMFEMLTDHKPWKPDTDYLGAWYTAHHFQSPRTITSVSPNLQIPQELNQLIMACLAKNPQDRPQRIGELIAVIQDLKNSAMKLPSLYTQAAKSSPNIINKYSLANTGLSKTIEKACWQLPWSKDKPIRQIVFPLHLNTENGKITALSLMMSKSEIEKYVTSTHYNEFAFIAAPYPTLLWVTLLYSREYGKKWLPCYLDMQNSQHLKLVGSLAECDRYPLICYTQEPPHDCLTVLAATISLQQRQMLKTWLQQSQTLPSAPAGNFQLSKNLLKQHYKEIQSRVMSQFVDKILYASSQS; encoded by the coding sequence GTGGAAGAGTTAACTGATATTTCCTCCCAAGAAGGGGAACTGATTTCTAATCGCTATCAGTTGAAACAACTAATTGCAACTGGAGGAATGGGAGAAATATTTCTGGCTCATGATATTTTGCTGGGAGGAACACCAGTTGCAATCAAATTTTTGTCTGGTATGATTTCAGACTCAAAAATGCAGGCTGATTTTGCCCATGAAGCACGAACATGTGCAATTCTGAGTCAACGTAGTATTCACATTGTCAAGGTGACTGACTATGGAATCAGTAATGCCGGAAAGCTTTATTATATAATGGAATATTTAGAGGGTAAAACATTAAGCGATTTGCTACCTTTGTCTTTACCTACATTTCTCAATATTACGTTTCAGATTTGTTTAGGATTACAATGTGCCCATGAAGGGATAAATATAGATGGCAAGATATCTCCGTTAGTTCATCGTGATATCAAACCAGCAAATATATTAGTTGTTTCTGACTTAATTTTAGGTCAATTAGTGAAAATATTAGATTTTGGGATTGCCAAGTTTTCCCATAATCCAACATTGATTAAAACTCATCAAGATGTTTGTGGAACTTTGCCCTATTGCTCTCCTGAACAACTAGAAAATCAAGAACTAGATTGTCGTTCTGATATATATAGTTTGGGTGTATTAATGTTTGAAATGCTTACAGATCATAAACCATGGAAACCAGATACTGATTATTTGGGAGCGTGGTATACAGCACATCACTTTCAGTCACCCCGTACTATTACATCTGTTAGTCCTAATCTTCAGATTCCCCAAGAATTGAATCAATTAATTATGGCATGTTTGGCAAAAAATCCTCAAGATCGTCCCCAGAGGATAGGTGAATTAATTGCAGTTATTCAAGATTTGAAAAACTCAGCGATGAAGTTACCATCTTTATATACCCAAGCTGCTAAATCGTCTCCGAATATAATTAATAAATATTCATTAGCCAATACTGGTTTAAGTAAAACAATTGAAAAAGCTTGTTGGCAACTTCCTTGGAGTAAAGATAAACCAATCCGACAAATTGTATTTCCCCTCCATCTGAATACGGAAAATGGAAAGATCACAGCTTTATCACTGATGATGTCTAAGTCGGAAATTGAAAAATATGTTACATCGACTCACTATAACGAGTTTGCTTTTATTGCTGCACCCTATCCAACGTTGTTGTGGGTGACTCTACTTTATAGTCGTGAATATGGGAAAAAATGGCTACCATGTTATTTGGATATGCAGAATAGCCAACATTTAAAACTAGTAGGATCTTTGGCTGAGTGCGATCGCTATCCGTTGATATGCTATACCCAGGAACCACCCCATGATTGTTTGACTGTTTTAGCTGCCACCATCAGCCTACAACAACGACAAATGCTCAAAACCTGGTTACAACAGTCCCAAACTCTTCCATCCGCACCAGCAGGAAATTTTCAGTTGAGCAAAAACCTGCTAAAACAACACTACAAAGAAATTCAAAGCCGTGTTATGAGTCAATTTGTTGACAAAATCTTATATGCAAGCAGTCAGTCATAA
- a CDS encoding RNA-guided endonuclease InsQ/TnpB family protein: protein MFNLTYEFKLKPTQNQITMFEEWLETHRRVYNHALAERKDWYKSRSCRVNACSTHSCYIIPADVPRPTFASQCKSLTAARKESEHLRRVNAQSLQQTLRRLEKAFVSMWEQNHGFPRFKKSGRMRSFSFPQLGVNPLSNGYVKLPVIGAVKVRQSRSIPDGGVIKQACVVKRVSGWYAMLTVQWDVNVPQPLPHGEAVGIDVGLTSFVATSSGLLVKRPRFFVDAERKLKLLQQRVSRKRLGSNNWKKAQKKVAKLHEYIANCRKDWHRKLSHKICDDAGMVFVEDLNLIGLSRGILGKHCLDAGFGQFFNILEQTCFKRDVYFQKVDPRKTSQICPNCGIETGKKELSERTHVCSNCGYTTDRDVAAAQVVAIRGLAAVGHTVKMLAEGKFVGIPVK from the coding sequence GTGTTCAACCTGACTTACGAATTTAAGCTCAAGCCAACTCAGAACCAAATAACAATGTTTGAGGAATGGCTGGAAACCCATAGGCGGGTTTACAATCATGCGTTAGCAGAGCGAAAAGACTGGTATAAGTCTCGTAGTTGTCGGGTAAATGCTTGTAGCACCCATAGTTGTTACATTATTCCTGCCGATGTTCCCCGCCCAACTTTTGCGAGTCAATGCAAGTCTTTAACTGCTGCTCGAAAAGAGTCAGAGCATTTGCGACGGGTAAATGCTCAGTCATTGCAGCAGACGCTAAGGCGACTTGAGAAGGCTTTTGTAAGTATGTGGGAACAAAATCATGGGTTCCCAAGATTTAAAAAGTCGGGGCGAATGCGCTCTTTCTCCTTTCCTCAATTGGGTGTAAATCCATTAAGTAATGGGTATGTAAAATTACCCGTTATCGGAGCAGTAAAAGTGCGCCAATCTCGCTCTATCCCTGACGGTGGAGTCATTAAGCAAGCGTGTGTGGTTAAGCGGGTTTCTGGGTGGTACGCAATGTTAACCGTCCAATGGGATGTCAACGTACCTCAACCATTACCTCACGGGGAAGCGGTAGGAATTGATGTTGGTTTAACAAGTTTTGTCGCCACTTCTAGTGGGCTTTTGGTCAAACGTCCGAGGTTTTTTGTAGATGCCGAACGCAAGCTTAAATTGCTGCAACAGCGTGTCTCCAGAAAACGCTTAGGCTCGAACAATTGGAAAAAAGCACAGAAGAAAGTGGCAAAATTGCATGAGTACATTGCTAACTGTCGTAAGGATTGGCATCGAAAGCTGTCTCACAAAATCTGTGACGACGCAGGGATGGTGTTTGTTGAAGATTTGAATCTAATTGGCTTGTCTCGTGGAATATTGGGTAAACATTGCCTTGATGCGGGATTTGGTCAATTTTTCAACATCCTTGAACAAACTTGTTTTAAACGTGATGTCTATTTCCAAAAAGTAGACCCACGAAAAACAAGTCAAATCTGCCCTAACTGTGGAATTGAGACAGGGAAGAAAGAGCTTTCTGAGCGTACTCATGTTTGTTCAAATTGCGGCTATACAACCGATAGAGATGTTGCAGCCGCTCAAGTAGTCGCAATACGCGGACTTGCAGCCGTAGGTCATACGGTCAAGATGCTTGCTGAGGGTAAATTCGTTGGAATCCCTGTGAAGTAA
- a CDS encoding phage holin family protein produces the protein MISVFLTVLATALSLLVVDIIFPGVSIANFPAAMIAAVVVGLINGSVKPIFSTLSLPINIVTLGAFSLVVNGFCFWLASVVVPGFAVRGLVAFIAAPVILSLTNTLINNYFVEKNLALNSGGSINKTNLPSN, from the coding sequence ATGATATCAGTATTTTTAACAGTTCTAGCTACTGCGCTCAGTTTACTAGTTGTAGATATCATCTTCCCAGGAGTTAGTATTGCTAACTTTCCTGCTGCGATGATTGCGGCTGTAGTTGTGGGCTTGATTAATGGTTCTGTAAAACCAATTTTTTCAACTTTATCTTTACCAATTAATATTGTCACCCTGGGAGCTTTTTCCCTAGTTGTAAATGGCTTTTGCTTCTGGTTAGCATCTGTAGTAGTTCCGGGCTTTGCAGTGCGTGGACTGGTTGCATTTATTGCTGCTCCCGTAATTCTATCTTTGACAAATACCCTCATTAATAATTATTTTGTCGAGAAGAATCTGGCTTTGAATTCTGGTGGCAGCATCAATAAAACTAACTTGCCATCTAACTAA
- a CDS encoding esterase-like activity of phytase family protein, whose protein sequence is MQLIKKNNIWKKIIYFCLPIILIGLFFANFTSPSVEIVGADFIGEAVLKTGTLFQNTQVGGLSGITYDASNQVYYAISDDRGDKAPARFYTLKIDLSKGKLQQGGVVPVGVTLLLDAQGKNFASTTTDTEGIALTQKGDIYVSSEGDVGKSINPFIKEFTLASGKEVKTLPVPEKFLPTSSKRGIRNNLGFESLTVTPDHQFLYTATENALVQDGSEAKPNTSSPCRILQYNLATNQAEKEFLYPTEAAPATIKIINKYANGLPDLVALDNQGNLLSLERAFTGFGFSVKLFKVSLEGATDIRNIDSLLATDIANIQPVRKQLLLDLGKENVLLDNIEGLTLGSQLADGQPSLILISDNNFNKLQRTQILALRLKTESSSPILRFFRQLVPNSNK, encoded by the coding sequence ATGCAACTAATTAAAAAAAATAATATCTGGAAAAAAATAATTTACTTTTGCCTACCAATTATCTTAATTGGTTTATTTTTTGCGAACTTCACTTCACCATCTGTAGAAATTGTTGGTGCAGATTTCATTGGAGAAGCAGTATTAAAAACTGGGACTTTATTTCAGAATACCCAAGTTGGAGGTTTATCGGGCATTACCTACGATGCCAGCAATCAAGTATATTATGCCATATCTGACGATCGTGGAGATAAAGCTCCAGCTAGATTTTATACATTGAAAATCGATTTAAGCAAAGGTAAGTTGCAACAAGGGGGAGTTGTTCCCGTTGGTGTTACTTTACTTTTGGATGCTCAGGGTAAAAATTTTGCATCCACAACCACTGATACAGAAGGTATCGCTTTAACCCAAAAAGGTGACATATATGTGTCATCTGAGGGTGATGTGGGTAAGTCAATTAACCCATTTATCAAAGAATTTACTTTAGCTTCTGGTAAAGAAGTGAAAACATTACCCGTACCCGAAAAATTCTTACCAACATCTAGTAAACGTGGTATCCGCAACAACTTGGGATTTGAAAGTCTGACTGTTACACCTGATCATCAGTTTCTCTACACAGCCACAGAGAATGCATTAGTTCAAGATGGCTCGGAAGCAAAACCTAATACTAGTAGTCCCTGCCGAATTTTGCAATATAATCTTGCTACTAATCAAGCAGAAAAAGAATTTTTATATCCAACAGAAGCTGCACCAGCAACAATTAAAATTATTAATAAATATGCTAATGGTTTACCTGATTTAGTTGCATTAGATAATCAGGGTAATTTGCTAAGTTTAGAACGGGCTTTTACAGGCTTTGGCTTTTCAGTCAAATTATTTAAAGTTTCCTTAGAAGGTGCAACCGATATTCGTAATATTGATAGTCTTTTGGCAACCGACATTGCAAATATTCAACCAGTTCGCAAGCAACTACTTTTAGACTTGGGAAAAGAGAATGTTTTGCTGGATAATATCGAAGGTTTAACATTAGGTTCTCAATTAGCAGATGGACAACCTTCGTTGATCTTGATTAGCGATAATAATTTTAACAAGCTTCAGCGCACTCAAATACTGGCTTTGCGCTTAAAGACAGAATCTTCTTCACCCATTTTGAGATTCTTTCGCCAACTTGTTCCCAATTCTAATAAGTAA
- the xth gene encoding exodeoxyribonuclease III, with protein sequence MRIATWNVNSVRTRLEHVVNWLNQNPVDVLCLQETKVVDGDFPRSHFETIGYHVYITGQKSYNGVALLSRQPLTDVTTGFTSILSEISPIWDEQKRVITGIINDVRIVNLYVPNGSEVDSEKYTYKLGWLEILQQYLKKLLLTSPNICMCGDFNIALEDRDIHENVSKIDQHIMASPKEREALKNILELGFSDAFRQFNQESGNYSWWDYRTMAFNRNRGWRIDHHYLTPQLRDRATSCIIDVAPRKLEKPSDHTPVIVEF encoded by the coding sequence ATGAGAATTGCGACTTGGAATGTCAACTCAGTTCGGACTCGTCTTGAACATGTAGTTAATTGGTTGAATCAAAACCCTGTGGACGTACTGTGCTTACAGGAAACCAAAGTAGTAGATGGAGACTTCCCGCGATCGCACTTTGAGACAATTGGCTATCACGTCTACATTACTGGTCAAAAATCCTACAACGGAGTGGCATTGCTGAGTCGTCAACCGCTAACAGATGTGACTACAGGATTTACTAGCATTCTATCAGAAATATCACCAATATGGGATGAACAAAAACGGGTAATCACAGGTATCATTAACGATGTCAGAATTGTGAATTTATACGTTCCCAATGGTTCGGAAGTTGATAGCGAAAAATATACCTATAAATTAGGTTGGTTGGAAATATTACAGCAATATCTCAAGAAACTTCTTCTGACTTCCCCTAATATTTGTATGTGTGGTGACTTTAATATTGCCTTAGAAGATCGAGATATTCATGAGAACGTCAGTAAAATCGATCAACACATCATGGCATCACCAAAAGAGAGGGAAGCCTTAAAAAACATCCTAGAATTAGGTTTTAGTGATGCTTTTCGCCAATTCAACCAAGAAAGCGGAAACTACAGTTGGTGGGACTACCGGACAATGGCATTTAATCGGAACCGGGGTTGGCGCATCGACCATCATTATCTCACGCCTCAGTTACGCGATCGCGCTACCAGTTGCATCATTGATGTAGCACCAAGAAAGCTTGAGAAACCCAGTGATCACACACCTGTAATCGTGGAATTTTAG
- the gltX gene encoding glutamate--tRNA ligase, whose protein sequence is MTVRVRIAPSPTGSLHIGTARTAVFNWLFARHHGGTFILRIEDTDEERSRAEFTDNILDGLRWLGLTWDEGPFFQSQRLDIYKQAVQKLLDKGLAYRCYTTAEELDTLRELQKAKGDAPRYDNRHRNLTPQQEAAFQAEGRSFVIRFQIDDGREIRWHDLVRGEMVWQGRDLGGDMVIARAAEDGVGQPLYNFAVVVDDMDMDITQVIRGEDHIANTAKQILLYEAFGAKVPEFAHTPLILNQEGRKLSKRDGVTSISDFQQMGFTPEALVNYMTLLGWSPVDSTQEIFSLAGAAQQFGFERVNKAGAKFDWAKLDWINSQYIHAMPVNKLTDMLIPIWEAAGYKLDGKRHERAWLEQLTGLIGASLTRLTDAVAMTKPFFGDTIEFQPEATTQLQQPGSVTVLEEVLKILAQGQELTEASAQDIIKQVMKAQNLKKGVVMKALRSAISGEVHGPDLIQSWLLLNQLGLDQPRLQNAITAQANF, encoded by the coding sequence GTGACTGTTAGAGTTCGTATTGCACCGAGTCCCACCGGAAGTCTACATATTGGTACAGCGCGAACAGCTGTATTTAACTGGTTATTTGCTCGTCATCATGGTGGTACATTTATCCTGAGAATCGAGGATACAGATGAAGAGCGATCGCGTGCTGAATTCACCGACAATATTTTAGATGGTTTACGCTGGTTAGGTCTAACTTGGGATGAAGGACCATTTTTCCAGTCACAACGCTTGGACATCTATAAGCAAGCAGTACAAAAGTTGCTGGATAAAGGTTTAGCTTATCGCTGCTACACCACTGCTGAGGAATTAGATACCCTCCGAGAACTACAAAAAGCTAAGGGAGACGCACCCCGCTACGATAACCGTCACCGTAACCTCACCCCCCAACAGGAAGCTGCTTTTCAAGCTGAAGGACGTAGTTTTGTTATTCGTTTCCAAATCGACGATGGAAGGGAAATTCGCTGGCATGATTTAGTTAGGGGTGAAATGGTTTGGCAGGGTAGGGACTTGGGTGGGGACATGGTAATTGCCCGCGCTGCTGAAGATGGAGTGGGACAACCGCTGTATAATTTTGCAGTGGTGGTGGATGATATGGATATGGATATCACCCAAGTAATTCGCGGGGAAGATCACATTGCCAACACAGCAAAGCAAATTTTGTTGTATGAAGCATTTGGTGCTAAAGTTCCAGAATTTGCCCATACTCCCCTAATTTTGAACCAAGAAGGACGTAAGTTATCCAAACGAGATGGAGTCACGTCGATTTCTGACTTTCAACAAATGGGCTTCACGCCAGAAGCATTAGTAAATTATATGACATTACTGGGTTGGTCTCCAGTGGATTCTACCCAAGAAATTTTTAGTTTGGCAGGTGCTGCACAGCAATTTGGTTTTGAACGGGTAAATAAAGCTGGAGCAAAATTTGATTGGGCAAAGCTGGACTGGATCAATAGTCAGTATATTCACGCAATGCCAGTTAACAAATTAACAGATATGCTGATTCCTATTTGGGAAGCTGCTGGATATAAGCTGGATGGAAAACGCCATGAACGCGCTTGGTTGGAACAACTAACAGGTCTCATCGGTGCAAGTTTAACACGTTTGACTGACGCAGTGGCAATGACTAAGCCCTTTTTTGGTGATACGATTGAATTTCAACCAGAAGCTACAACCCAGTTACAGCAACCGGGTTCAGTGACTGTGTTAGAGGAGGTTCTAAAAATTCTCGCACAGGGACAAGAACTTACAGAAGCCAGCGCTCAGGATATAATTAAGCAGGTGATGAAAGCTCAAAACCTGAAGAAGGGTGTAGTCATGAAAGCATTACGTTCTGCTATTTCAGGGGAAGTCCATGGACCTGATTTGATTCAATCATGGTTACTGTTAAATCAATTGGGTTTAGATCAACCACGCTTACAGAATGCGATTACCGCACAAGCGAACTTTTAA
- a CDS encoding serine/threonine protein kinase produces the protein MLQAPVNNLVMAKIDLDDYIGKFLNNRYLIRELIGRGGMGRVYLAEDTAKGGLPVALKILSLSLANQQMSQRFAREIFIGAQLGRKSKHIIKVLSYGLTDDKIPFYVMEYLQGTNLKKLIKSSPLDLSEFIKIITQICLGLQCAHQGINLKGEIYPVLHRDIKPENIFIAEDSKVGKVVKILDFGIAKFLTERAGMTLTEAFIGSLPYCSPEHMEGRKLVDVRSDIYSLGVIMYEMLTGIHPFELTSNSFGNWYQAHRFQTPPDFSEIVPQLEIPDSLQRLVLSCLAKDVKNRPHNLRVILDKLEDIQKYLNGEVTHVANNNFTSKSSALQLVPVTEVTEKICLQKTWPRNKPVSPICFPHLLQTNQGSIPTLWAMLPKAEISKLSKQINCTEFIYQPSLYPVILWVTALCDGDFGLTRWLSYFLDLQDSKSQKVAQSLASNGYYHLLFFALEDPTKCQDVMTIMLSAYQRQALMDWLEQSEKTKSLIAIDDSKAILKSHYEKIKPEIIGAIAENNKALKTGMKQWFKKILSRTFNALSRPVF, from the coding sequence ATGTTACAAGCTCCAGTTAATAATTTAGTGATGGCTAAAATAGATTTAGATGACTACATAGGAAAATTTCTAAACAATCGCTATTTAATTAGAGAATTAATTGGTCGTGGAGGCATGGGTAGGGTTTACTTAGCAGAGGATACTGCTAAAGGAGGGCTGCCTGTTGCTTTGAAGATTTTGTCATTAAGTTTGGCAAATCAGCAAATGTCACAGCGTTTTGCTAGAGAGATTTTTATTGGTGCTCAATTAGGACGTAAAAGTAAGCATATTATTAAAGTTCTAAGCTATGGTCTCACTGATGATAAAATCCCATTTTATGTGATGGAATATCTTCAAGGGACAAATTTGAAGAAGTTGATTAAATCATCGCCTTTAGATCTTTCTGAGTTTATCAAAATTATTACTCAAATTTGTTTGGGTTTACAATGCGCTCATCAAGGTATTAATTTAAAAGGAGAAATATATCCAGTTTTGCACCGCGATATTAAGCCAGAAAATATATTTATCGCTGAAGATAGCAAAGTGGGTAAAGTTGTCAAAATACTTGATTTTGGAATTGCTAAATTTTTAACTGAACGAGCGGGAATGACATTAACGGAAGCTTTTATTGGTAGCTTACCTTATTGTTCTCCAGAACATATGGAAGGGAGAAAACTAGTAGATGTGCGTTCTGATATCTATAGTTTGGGTGTAATTATGTACGAGATGTTAACAGGTATTCACCCTTTTGAGTTAACCAGCAACTCGTTTGGTAATTGGTATCAAGCACACCGTTTTCAGACACCACCCGATTTTTCAGAAATTGTTCCTCAGCTTGAGATTCCAGATAGTTTACAAAGATTAGTTTTGAGTTGTTTGGCAAAAGATGTCAAAAATCGTCCTCACAATTTACGAGTAATTTTAGATAAATTAGAAGATATTCAAAAGTATCTTAATGGTGAGGTTACACATGTAGCTAATAATAATTTCACTTCTAAATCATCAGCATTACAATTAGTTCCTGTAACTGAAGTTACAGAAAAAATTTGTTTGCAAAAAACCTGGCCCCGTAATAAACCAGTATCACCAATTTGCTTTCCTCATCTATTACAAACTAATCAAGGTAGTATCCCAACTCTATGGGCAATGCTACCCAAAGCTGAAATTTCAAAATTAAGCAAACAAATTAATTGTACAGAATTTATTTATCAGCCGAGCCTTTATCCAGTTATTTTGTGGGTGACGGCATTATGTGATGGTGATTTTGGTTTAACACGCTGGTTATCTTATTTTTTAGATCTTCAAGATAGTAAAAGTCAAAAAGTTGCTCAATCTCTAGCTAGTAATGGTTATTATCATTTATTATTTTTTGCTTTGGAAGATCCAACAAAATGTCAAGATGTGATGACTATTATGTTGAGTGCATATCAGCGTCAAGCACTGATGGATTGGTTAGAACAAAGCGAAAAAACAAAATCATTGATTGCTATTGATGATAGTAAAGCCATTCTGAAGTCACACTATGAGAAAATTAAGCCAGAAATTATTGGTGCGATCGCTGAAAACAACAAAGCCTTGAAAACTGGTATGAAGCAGTGGTTTAAAAAAATCCTCTCTAGGACGTTCAATGCTTTATCCCGTCCCGTATTCTAG
- a CDS encoding YqaE/Pmp3 family membrane protein: protein MKVLRYILAILIPPLGIFLTYGIGQTLIISVLLTLLGWVPGSIHAVWAISKRDEAISLGQRETT, encoded by the coding sequence ATGAAAGTATTACGTTATATCTTGGCGATTCTCATACCTCCATTAGGTATATTCCTCACTTATGGAATTGGTCAAACTTTGATCATCAGTGTACTATTAACTTTGTTAGGATGGGTTCCTGGAAGTATCCATGCAGTATGGGCTATTTCTAAGCGCGATGAAGCTATTTCTTTGGGACAAAGGGAAACAACCTAA